From Bordetella flabilis, the proteins below share one genomic window:
- a CDS encoding pyridoxal phosphate-dependent aminotransferase — translation MPRLADRTAEFLTFHAVEVFKEAQALQAAGRDIISLGIGEPDFTAPPQVVEALEQAARAGRSGYSPPAGVGALREAIARFYAGFGADVDPSRVIVTAGASGALALACAALVNPGDEVLMPDPAYPANSNFVLAAGGQPRLIPSTAAQRFQLSAEDIRRHWQARTRGAMIASPSNPTGTSIAAAELAALLAEVRGRGGFTIMDEIYLGLSYDGKPRSALALDDEAVIINSFSKYFNMTGWRLGWLIVPSAMVSTVEKMAASLAICAPTLAQHAAVACFAPDTLALYEQRRAAFQQRRDFLLDAFERMGIDVPVKPDGAFYIYADVSRWGMDSGRFAHRLLHEAGVAAVPGMDFGPAHASRTVRFAYTTGMDRLAEAAARIERFLRTLG, via the coding sequence ATGCCGCGCCTCGCCGACCGTACCGCCGAATTCCTTACCTTTCATGCCGTGGAGGTGTTCAAGGAGGCCCAGGCGCTGCAGGCGGCGGGCCGGGACATTATCAGCCTGGGCATCGGCGAACCGGACTTTACCGCGCCACCCCAGGTCGTGGAAGCGCTGGAGCAGGCGGCGCGCGCCGGCCGCAGCGGCTACAGCCCTCCAGCGGGCGTGGGCGCGCTGCGCGAAGCGATCGCGCGCTTCTATGCCGGTTTCGGCGCCGACGTCGACCCGTCCCGGGTCATCGTCACGGCCGGCGCATCGGGCGCGCTAGCGCTGGCCTGCGCGGCGCTGGTGAATCCGGGCGACGAAGTGCTGATGCCGGACCCCGCCTACCCCGCCAACAGCAACTTCGTGCTGGCCGCGGGTGGGCAGCCGCGACTGATCCCCAGCACGGCGGCGCAGCGCTTCCAGTTGTCCGCCGAGGACATACGGCGACACTGGCAGGCGCGTACGCGGGGCGCCATGATCGCGTCCCCCAGCAACCCGACCGGCACCTCGATCGCCGCGGCGGAACTGGCCGCGCTACTGGCCGAGGTCCGCGGGCGCGGCGGATTCACCATCATGGACGAGATCTACCTCGGCCTGTCCTACGACGGCAAGCCGCGTTCCGCGCTGGCGCTGGACGACGAGGCCGTCATCATCAACAGCTTCTCCAAGTACTTCAACATGACGGGTTGGCGGCTCGGCTGGTTGATCGTGCCGTCCGCGATGGTGTCCACCGTGGAAAAGATGGCCGCGAGCCTGGCGATCTGCGCGCCGACGCTGGCCCAGCACGCCGCCGTGGCCTGCTTCGCGCCCGACACCCTGGCGCTGTACGAGCAAAGGCGGGCCGCGTTCCAGCAACGGCGCGACTTCCTGCTCGATGCCTTCGAAAGGATGGGCATCGACGTGCCGGTCAAGCCGGACGGCGCCTTCTATATTTACGCGGATGTCTCGCGCTGGGGCATGGACAGCGGGCGCTTCGCGCACCGGCTGCTGCACGAGGCGGGCGTCGCCGCCGTGCCGGGCATGGATTTCGGCCCGGCCCACGCCAGCCGCACCGTGCGCTTTGCATACACGACCGGAATGGACCGGCTGGCCGAGGCGGCGGCGCGCATCGAGCGTTTCCTGCGGACACTGGGTTGA
- a CDS encoding transglycosylase SLT domain-containing protein yields the protein MPDASVASFVFRQLAQGVHRYLAEWLRICSVYLGIAVIVTVSMGLALPGLRDQALQVHKALLMALAPATAPGAGQDSAYADAGVDAWSDLDADGTPAKPDGSPAAVALAVPDTPSSNATAFLTPLPHPEPKPAARLDSMSNAQTEALRNYISRKYKVAYDATGVLVNTAYKVGRELKIDPLLLLAVIAVESRYNPFAESSVGAQGLMQVMTSVHQSKFDAYGKKGALDPVANIRVGASILKDCIKRRGSVAAGLACYVGASGPNDGGYGDKVQAERRRLAVASGIPLARD from the coding sequence ATGCCCGATGCGTCAGTCGCCAGCTTCGTATTCAGGCAGTTGGCACAAGGCGTTCACCGCTACCTCGCCGAATGGTTGCGCATCTGTTCGGTCTACCTGGGCATCGCCGTCATCGTAACGGTCAGCATGGGGTTGGCCTTACCCGGCCTGCGCGACCAGGCCCTGCAAGTGCACAAGGCGCTGCTGATGGCGCTTGCCCCAGCCACCGCGCCCGGCGCGGGCCAGGATAGCGCATATGCCGATGCGGGTGTCGATGCCTGGTCGGATCTCGATGCCGACGGTACCCCCGCCAAGCCCGATGGCTCGCCCGCCGCGGTGGCGCTTGCCGTGCCCGATACGCCGTCTAGCAACGCCACGGCCTTCCTGACGCCCTTGCCGCATCCGGAACCGAAGCCGGCTGCGCGACTGGACAGCATGTCCAATGCGCAGACGGAAGCGCTGCGCAACTACATCTCGCGCAAGTACAAGGTGGCGTACGACGCCACGGGCGTACTCGTCAACACCGCCTACAAGGTCGGCCGCGAATTGAAGATCGATCCCTTGCTGCTCCTGGCGGTGATCGCCGTGGAGTCGCGGTACAACCCCTTCGCCGAAAGCAGCGTGGGAGCGCAGGGGCTGATGCAGGTCATGACCAGCGTGCACCAGTCCAAGTTCGACGCCTATGGCAAGAAGGGTGCGCTGGATCCGGTGGCCAACATCCGGGTCGGGGCAAGCATCCTGAAGGATTGCATCAAGCGCCGCGGTTCCGTGGCCGCGGGGCTGGCCTGCTACGTCGGCGCCAGCGGCCCGAATGACGGCGGCTACGGCGACAAGGTGCAGGCCGAGCGCCGTCGCCTGGCGGTCGCCTCGGGCATCCCCCTGGCGCGCGACTGA
- a CDS encoding UbiD family decarboxylase, which translates to MKYRDLRDFIAQLESRGELKRIGAPVSTRLEMTEIADRVLRAGGPALLFENARHEDRAAGMPVLANLFGTPRRVAWGMGAEQVEALRDTGELLASLREPEPPKGLRDAFAKVAMLKAALWDMSPRIVRAPACQEIVLEGEDVDLSRLPLQTCWPGDVAPLLTWGLVITKGPRAKRQNLGIYRQQPIGRNKLIMRWLSHRGGALDFREHARAYPGQPFPIAVALGADPATILGAVTPVPDSLSEYQFAGLLRGSRTEVAKALGSELSVPAYAEIVLEGHLLPAMDPRARAPEVPAGVAPPPDTGYEMALEGPYGDHTGYYNERDWFPVFTVDRITMRRDPIYHSTYTGKPPDEPAVLGVALNEVFVPLLRRQMPEIVDFYLPPEGCSYRLAVVSIRKQYAGHAKRVMFGLWSVLRQFMYTKFIVVVDEDVNPRDWKEVVWAMTTRMDPVRDTTLVERTPIDYLDFASPVSGLGGKMGLDATNKWPGETDREWGRPIAMDPAVKDRVDAMWDQLGL; encoded by the coding sequence GTGAAATACCGAGATCTTAGAGACTTCATCGCGCAGCTCGAATCGCGTGGCGAACTGAAACGCATCGGCGCGCCCGTATCCACGCGCCTGGAAATGACCGAAATCGCCGACCGCGTGCTGCGGGCGGGCGGCCCCGCGCTGCTGTTCGAGAACGCGCGCCACGAGGACCGCGCGGCCGGCATGCCCGTGCTGGCGAACCTGTTCGGCACGCCGCGCCGCGTGGCGTGGGGCATGGGCGCCGAGCAGGTCGAAGCGCTGCGCGACACCGGCGAGCTGCTCGCTTCGCTGCGCGAGCCAGAGCCGCCCAAGGGCTTGCGCGACGCCTTCGCCAAGGTCGCCATGCTCAAGGCCGCCTTATGGGACATGAGCCCGCGGATCGTGCGCGCTCCGGCCTGCCAGGAGATCGTCCTGGAAGGCGAGGACGTGGACCTGTCCCGCCTGCCGTTGCAGACATGCTGGCCGGGCGATGTCGCCCCGCTCCTGACGTGGGGCCTGGTCATCACCAAGGGTCCGCGCGCCAAACGGCAGAACCTGGGTATCTACCGGCAACAGCCGATCGGCCGCAACAAGCTCATCATGCGTTGGCTGTCCCACCGCGGCGGCGCCCTGGACTTCCGGGAACATGCGCGCGCATACCCGGGGCAGCCTTTTCCCATCGCCGTTGCGCTGGGCGCCGACCCGGCCACCATCCTCGGCGCCGTGACGCCCGTGCCCGATAGCTTGTCGGAATACCAGTTCGCCGGCCTGTTGCGCGGATCGCGCACCGAAGTCGCCAAGGCGCTGGGCAGCGAACTATCGGTGCCGGCCTACGCGGAAATCGTGCTGGAGGGCCACCTGCTGCCGGCCATGGACCCGCGCGCGCGCGCCCCGGAGGTGCCGGCCGGTGTCGCGCCGCCGCCGGACACCGGGTACGAAATGGCTCTGGAAGGTCCATACGGCGACCACACCGGCTATTACAACGAGCGCGACTGGTTCCCCGTCTTCACCGTCGATCGCATCACGATGCGGCGGGATCCGATCTACCACTCCACCTACACCGGCAAGCCGCCCGACGAACCCGCCGTGCTGGGTGTGGCGTTGAACGAGGTCTTCGTGCCCTTGCTGCGGCGGCAAATGCCGGAGATCGTGGATTTCTATCTGCCGCCCGAAGGCTGCAGCTACCGGCTTGCCGTCGTTTCCATCCGCAAGCAGTACGCAGGGCACGCCAAGCGCGTCATGTTCGGCCTCTGGAGCGTGCTGCGGCAATTCATGTACACCAAGTTCATCGTGGTGGTGGACGAGGACGTCAACCCACGCGATTGGAAGGAGGTGGTGTGGGCAATGACGACGCGTATGGATCCGGTGCGCGACACAACCTTGGTGGAGCGTACGCCCATCGACTACCTGGACTTCGCCTCGCCGGTTTCCGGCCTGGGGGGCAAAATGGGCCTGGACGCCACCAATAAATGGCCCGGCGAGACCGATCGCGAATGGGGGCGCCCCATCGCGATGGACCCCGCGGTCAAGGATAGGGTTGATGCGATGTGGGACCAACTGGGCTTGTAG
- a CDS encoding phage holin family protein codes for MAIRKSLLGVASSLVELGRTRFELLALEASAEKGRLLKLLGYSFAALLFLTLAVLVFSILVAVYFWPTESRYMALGVLAAGYALLGLILLYAVRRSLVQGPTPFAATLQELGRDAQLLDRLRAAAQAEEEAERAAAAHAARRQEGAL; via the coding sequence ATGGCTATCCGCAAATCTTTGCTTGGCGTCGCGTCCAGTCTGGTCGAATTGGGGCGCACGCGTTTCGAGCTGCTGGCGCTGGAAGCGTCGGCCGAGAAGGGCCGGCTGCTCAAGCTGCTGGGGTATTCCTTCGCGGCCCTGCTTTTCCTCACCTTGGCGGTCCTGGTGTTCTCCATCCTGGTGGCCGTCTATTTCTGGCCTACGGAATCGCGCTACATGGCCCTGGGCGTACTCGCCGCGGGTTATGCCTTGCTGGGGTTGATCCTGCTCTACGCGGTGCGCCGCTCCCTGGTCCAGGGGCCGACGCCCTTCGCCGCTACCTTGCAGGAACTGGGCCGCGACGCGCAGTTGCTCGATCGCCTGCGCGCTGCCGCGCAGGCTGAAGAGGAAGCAGAGCGTGCGGCAGCCGCCCATGCGGCGCGCCGACAGGAGGGCGCACTATGA
- a CDS encoding DUF883 family protein — protein MNVIRSSEGAKDNLIDSVKSSLNDAESLLREAATSTGDKAAELRDRAMTSLKRTRESLYEMQDAVFERGRKAARATDDYVHDNPWQAIGIAGVTGLLLGLLIARR, from the coding sequence ATGAACGTGATCAGATCTTCCGAAGGCGCTAAAGACAATCTCATCGACAGCGTCAAAAGCAGCCTGAACGACGCGGAAAGCCTGTTGCGCGAGGCCGCCACCTCCACGGGTGACAAGGCGGCCGAACTGCGCGACCGCGCGATGACGTCCCTGAAGCGCACGCGCGAAAGCCTGTACGAAATGCAGGATGCGGTCTTCGAACGCGGCCGCAAGGCGGCCCGCGCCACCGACGACTACGTGCACGACAATCCCTGGCAGGCAATCGGCATCGCAGGCGTGACCGGCCTGCTGCTGGGCCTGCTCATCGCCCGCCGTTAA
- the cysG gene encoding siroheme synthase CysG produces MKLFPLFADLHQRRVLVVGGGAVAARKAQALLEAGAQVRVGAPELNPELAVLAREGTITHVLGRFQEEWLADVWLVVAATDDAKVNAEVAAMAGARRILTNVVDDPALSSFQVPSIVDRSPLIVAISSSGVAPVLARRLRERIESLFDHALGPLAELAARYRPRIRERRPDLGARRRFYDWLMDGPVAALLRQSRAREAEHALDAALEQAQETPAGSVVLVGAGPGDPGLLTLKALRALNEADVILYDRLISADILSLARRDAERIDVGKRIGEDHAATQARIHALMVDHARRGRRVVRLKGGDAFIFGRGGEELQHLRAQGIAYEVVPGVTAALACAAHAGIPLTHREHAQSLHLITAHCRDDGDTIDWAALADSRQTLAFYMGVGQLDSLARRLQAHGRAPDTPFALVENGSRPEQRVVTGRLADMPTLARAHAVQAPALLIVGSVAALANELNWFGQHIDGMAQPA; encoded by the coding sequence ATGAAGCTATTCCCCCTGTTTGCCGATCTGCACCAGCGCCGCGTCCTGGTCGTTGGAGGCGGCGCGGTCGCCGCCCGCAAGGCGCAAGCCCTGCTGGAGGCCGGCGCGCAGGTGCGTGTCGGCGCACCGGAACTCAATCCGGAGCTGGCCGTCCTGGCGCGAGAGGGAACCATCACCCATGTGCTGGGACGTTTCCAGGAGGAGTGGCTGGCGGACGTGTGGCTGGTGGTGGCGGCGACGGACGACGCGAAGGTCAATGCGGAAGTCGCGGCGATGGCCGGGGCCCGCCGCATTCTGACCAATGTCGTGGACGACCCGGCGCTGTCGTCCTTCCAGGTGCCGTCGATCGTGGACCGTTCACCGCTGATCGTCGCCATTTCCTCATCCGGGGTGGCGCCGGTGCTGGCGCGCAGGCTGCGTGAGCGCATCGAATCGCTCTTCGACCATGCCCTGGGGCCGCTGGCCGAGCTGGCGGCCCGCTATCGCCCTCGCATCCGGGAACGCCGCCCCGACCTTGGCGCGCGGCGGCGTTTCTACGACTGGCTGATGGACGGCCCGGTCGCGGCGCTGCTGCGCCAGTCGCGCGCGCGGGAAGCGGAGCACGCGCTCGACGCCGCGCTGGAGCAGGCGCAGGAAACGCCCGCCGGCAGCGTGGTGCTGGTGGGCGCCGGTCCCGGCGATCCAGGCCTGCTGACCCTCAAGGCTTTGCGCGCCCTGAACGAAGCCGACGTCATCCTGTACGACCGGTTGATCAGTGCCGACATCCTGTCGCTGGCGCGGCGCGACGCCGAGCGGATCGACGTCGGCAAACGGATCGGCGAGGACCATGCCGCGACCCAGGCACGCATCCACGCCCTGATGGTGGACCATGCCCGCCGTGGCCGCCGCGTGGTGCGGCTCAAAGGGGGCGATGCCTTCATCTTTGGCCGCGGGGGGGAAGAACTGCAACACCTGCGCGCCCAGGGCATCGCCTACGAAGTCGTCCCGGGCGTGACGGCGGCACTCGCCTGTGCGGCCCATGCCGGCATCCCGTTGACGCACCGGGAGCATGCCCAATCCCTGCACCTGATCACGGCACACTGCCGCGACGACGGCGACACGATCGATTGGGCCGCCCTGGCCGACAGCCGCCAGACCCTGGCCTTCTATATGGGTGTCGGCCAGCTGGATTCCCTGGCGCGGCGCCTGCAGGCCCATGGGCGGGCGCCCGATACGCCCTTCGCGCTCGTCGAAAACGGCAGCCGCCCCGAACAGCGCGTCGTTACGGGGCGCCTGGCCGATATGCCCACGCTGGCGCGGGCGCACGCGGTGCAGGCGCCGGCCCTGCTGATCGTGGGCAGCGTGGCTGCCCTGGCGAATGAGTTGAACTGGTTCGGGCAGCACATCGACGGAATGGCCCAGCCGGCGTAG
- the upp gene encoding uracil phosphoribosyltransferase → MPVHEIRHPLIRHKLGIMRRADLSTKSFRELSQEVAALLTYEACKDLPLEPCRVEGWSGTVNVEKLAGKKITVVPILRAGIGMLDGVLSLVPGAKVSVVGIARNEETLQAQTYLERLVAELDQRVALIVDPMLATGGSMAATIDMLKRAGCRDIRALVLVAAPEGIAHIDAAHPDVHIYTASIDDRLNADGYIMPGLGDAGDRIFGTKQKAE, encoded by the coding sequence ATGCCCGTGCATGAAATCCGCCACCCGCTGATCCGCCACAAGCTGGGCATCATGCGGCGCGCGGACCTGAGTACCAAGAGTTTCCGCGAACTGTCCCAGGAAGTCGCGGCGCTGCTTACCTACGAAGCCTGCAAGGACCTGCCGCTGGAACCCTGCCGCGTGGAAGGGTGGAGCGGCACGGTGAATGTCGAAAAACTGGCCGGCAAGAAGATCACCGTCGTGCCCATCCTGCGCGCCGGCATCGGCATGCTGGATGGGGTGCTGAGCCTGGTGCCGGGCGCCAAGGTCAGCGTCGTCGGCATCGCCCGCAACGAAGAGACCTTGCAGGCGCAGACCTACCTGGAGCGCCTGGTCGCCGAGCTGGACCAGCGCGTGGCGCTGATCGTGGATCCCATGCTGGCGACGGGCGGCTCGATGGCGGCCACCATCGATATGCTGAAACGCGCGGGTTGCCGCGATATCCGGGCGCTGGTCCTGGTGGCGGCGCCCGAGGGTATCGCCCACATCGACGCCGCGCACCCCGACGTGCATATCTATACCGCGTCGATCGACGATCGCCTGAACGCGGACGGCTATATCATGCCGGGCCTGGGCGACGCCGGCGACCGTATATTCGGCACCAAGCAGAAGGCGGAATAG
- the dacB gene encoding D-alanyl-D-alanine carboxypeptidase/D-alanyl-D-alanine-endopeptidase: MIKALSKRVAHFGRRWAAALLAAVALGGTAQAQGLAPASSNALPHELAAAWRASKLPVSSLSLVVQELDGQRLFSINAKEPRNPASVMKLVTTWAALSNLGPNYVWRTELLSEPGARLQANGVLSGPLYLRASGDPYFLLQDLWTLLRDLRLHGVRQISDLVIDRTVFGAVSTDPGAFDGAPDRPYNASPDALMVGFGAVRLVFMPDPATRQWVPVIDPPLPGLSIGGKVEWTDAVCPGAPEVATEPVITQQGITLRVAGKVAGSCGEFSLYRLALSQPEYATAVFRMLWRELGGSFTGQVRAGMVPPDAVPLATHESPPLADIIRTVNKRSNNVMARLLLLTLGAEGGRRPASEDSSAAVVRRVLGSQGLSMPELVVDNGSGLSRVARVSADSLASLLTVAWRSPYMPEFMSSLAIAGVDGTVRLRLRGNDTRGMAHLKTGTLANVRAMAGYVLGASGKRYVVVSIVNDEKAQAVRPFDDALIKWLADR, from the coding sequence ATGATCAAGGCGTTGAGCAAACGGGTGGCGCATTTCGGGCGGCGCTGGGCCGCGGCCCTGCTGGCGGCGGTGGCGCTGGGCGGGACGGCCCAGGCGCAGGGCCTGGCCCCCGCATCCAGCAACGCGCTGCCCCATGAGCTGGCCGCCGCCTGGCGCGCCAGCAAGCTGCCCGTATCGTCCTTGTCCCTGGTCGTGCAGGAGCTCGACGGGCAGCGGCTGTTCTCCATCAATGCCAAGGAACCGCGCAACCCGGCCTCGGTGATGAAGCTGGTGACGACGTGGGCGGCGCTGTCGAACCTGGGCCCCAACTATGTATGGCGTACCGAGCTGCTGTCCGAGCCCGGCGCGCGGCTGCAAGCCAACGGCGTGCTGTCGGGCCCGCTGTATCTGCGCGCCAGCGGCGACCCCTATTTCCTCTTGCAGGACCTCTGGACGCTGCTGCGCGACCTGCGCCTGCACGGCGTCCGGCAGATCAGCGACCTGGTGATCGACCGGACAGTGTTTGGCGCGGTGTCGACCGATCCGGGCGCTTTCGATGGCGCGCCGGACCGGCCCTACAACGCGAGTCCGGATGCGCTGATGGTCGGCTTCGGCGCCGTACGGCTGGTCTTCATGCCGGACCCGGCCACGCGCCAGTGGGTGCCGGTGATCGATCCGCCATTGCCAGGCCTGAGCATAGGCGGGAAGGTGGAATGGACTGACGCCGTCTGCCCGGGCGCGCCCGAGGTGGCCACCGAGCCGGTCATTACGCAGCAGGGCATCACGCTGCGCGTGGCGGGCAAGGTAGCCGGCTCCTGCGGGGAATTCAGCCTGTATCGCCTGGCCTTGTCCCAGCCGGAGTACGCCACCGCCGTATTCCGCATGCTCTGGCGCGAGCTGGGCGGCTCCTTCACCGGACAGGTGCGAGCGGGCATGGTGCCGCCCGACGCGGTGCCGCTGGCCACGCACGAATCGCCGCCCCTGGCCGACATCATCCGCACGGTCAACAAGCGCAGCAACAATGTCATGGCGCGCCTGCTACTGCTGACGCTGGGCGCGGAAGGCGGGCGCCGTCCCGCCTCGGAAGACAGCAGCGCGGCGGTGGTGCGCCGCGTCCTGGGCAGCCAGGGGCTGTCCATGCCGGAACTGGTCGTGGATAACGGCTCGGGCTTGTCGCGGGTGGCCCGGGTGTCGGCCGACAGCCTGGCTTCGCTGCTGACGGTGGCATGGCGTTCCCCCTATATGCCGGAATTCATGTCATCGCTGGCCATCGCCGGCGTGGACGGTACCGTACGCCTGCGGCTGCGCGGCAACGACACCCGCGGCATGGCGCACCTGAAGACCGGTACGTTGGCCAATGTGCGCGCCATGGCCGGCTATGTCCTGGGCGCCAGCGGCAAGCGCTATGTCGTGGTCAGCATCGTCAACGACGAGAAAGCACAGGCCGTGCGTCCCTTCGACGACGCCCTGATCAAATGGCTTGCTGACCGCTGA
- the queA gene encoding tRNA preQ1(34) S-adenosylmethionine ribosyltransferase-isomerase QueA, whose translation MSTSHPSYSLSDFDYELPPELIAQHPSAERGGSRLLHLDAHGGLHDRHFGDIAALLRPGDLLVFNDTRVIKARLAGRKASGGKIEVLVERIVGPRQALAHVRASKSPGPGTVLHLADAFDAVVAGREGELFDLRFPDDVLKLLDAHGATPLPPYITHAADAEDEARYQTVYAREPGAVAAPTAGLHFDLPMLDRLQAAGVARAFVTLHVGAGTFQPVRVENIADHVMHAEWYTVPQATVDAIAGARAAGGRVIAVGTTSARALESAAAQRMPLQASQGDTRLFITPGYRFQVLDGLITNFHLPQSTLLMMVSALAGMDPIRRAYAHAVAQRYRFFSYGDAMLIEAAAA comes from the coding sequence GTGTCCACTTCCCATCCTTCGTACAGCCTTTCCGACTTCGACTACGAGTTGCCGCCGGAGCTGATCGCCCAGCACCCCAGCGCCGAGCGGGGCGGCAGCCGCCTGCTGCACCTGGATGCCCACGGCGGCCTGCACGATCGCCATTTCGGCGATATCGCGGCGCTGCTGCGTCCCGGCGACCTGCTGGTGTTCAACGACACACGGGTCATCAAGGCACGCCTGGCGGGCCGCAAGGCCAGCGGCGGCAAGATCGAGGTGCTGGTCGAGCGCATCGTCGGGCCGCGGCAGGCGCTGGCCCATGTCAGGGCCAGCAAATCGCCCGGCCCCGGCACCGTCCTGCACCTGGCGGACGCCTTCGATGCGGTGGTCGCCGGCCGCGAAGGCGAACTCTTCGACCTGCGGTTTCCCGACGACGTGCTGAAGCTGCTGGACGCCCATGGCGCAACGCCGCTGCCGCCCTACATCACCCACGCGGCCGACGCCGAGGACGAGGCGCGCTACCAAACCGTCTATGCGCGTGAACCCGGGGCCGTGGCCGCGCCGACAGCGGGCCTGCATTTCGACCTTCCCATGCTGGACCGGCTGCAGGCGGCGGGCGTGGCGCGCGCATTCGTGACCCTGCACGTGGGCGCCGGAACCTTCCAGCCCGTGCGGGTGGAAAACATCGCCGACCATGTCATGCATGCGGAGTGGTACACCGTCCCGCAAGCCACGGTGGACGCCATCGCCGGGGCCCGGGCCGCGGGCGGACGGGTGATCGCGGTCGGCACCACCAGCGCCCGCGCGCTGGAATCCGCCGCCGCGCAGCGCATGCCGCTACAGGCGTCGCAAGGCGACACGCGGCTGTTCATTACGCCGGGCTACCGCTTCCAGGTGCTGGACGGGTTGATCACCAATTTCCATTTGCCCCAGTCGACACTGCTGATGATGGTATCCGCCCTGGCCGGCATGGACCCGATCCGCCGCGCCTATGCGCATGCCGTGGCGCAACGCTACCGCTTCTTCAGCTACGGCGACGCAATGCTCATCGAGGCGGCCGCGGCCTGA
- the tgt gene encoding tRNA guanosine(34) transglycosylase Tgt produces MTGLHFELLATDGAARRGRITLNHGVVETPIFMPVGTYGSVKAMLPHELDEVGAQIVLGNTFHLWLRPGTDIMEKHGGLHGFMGWNRPILTDSGGFQVFSLQGMRKITEEGVRFASPIDGARLFLTPEESMRIQRALNSDIVMVFDECTPYEIDGRAATEEEAARSMRMSLRWARRSRDAFDGLGNPNALFGIVQGGMYERLRDESLAGLQDIGFHGYAIGGLSVGEPKEDMMRILGHVAPRLPAQAPRYLMGVGTPEDLVAGVAQGIDMFDCVMPTRNARNGWLFTRYGDIKIRNARYRDDTRPLDGSCACHTCRLFTRAYLHHLQRANEITGARLNTLHNLHFYLALMAEMRDAIAAGRFEAWRARFAADRARGVDQGGAGRHGDNPGTP; encoded by the coding sequence ATGACCGGATTGCATTTCGAACTGCTGGCCACCGACGGCGCCGCGCGGCGCGGACGCATCACGCTGAACCATGGCGTGGTTGAAACGCCCATCTTCATGCCCGTGGGCACCTACGGCAGCGTCAAGGCGATGCTGCCGCACGAGTTGGACGAGGTGGGCGCCCAGATCGTGCTGGGCAATACCTTCCACCTCTGGCTGCGTCCGGGCACGGACATCATGGAGAAGCACGGCGGCCTGCACGGTTTCATGGGCTGGAACCGGCCCATCCTGACCGATTCCGGCGGCTTCCAGGTGTTCAGCCTGCAAGGCATGCGCAAGATCACCGAAGAAGGCGTGCGCTTCGCCTCCCCGATCGACGGCGCGCGTCTGTTCCTGACGCCGGAGGAGTCCATGCGGATCCAGCGTGCATTGAACTCGGACATCGTCATGGTGTTCGACGAATGCACGCCCTACGAGATCGACGGACGCGCCGCCACCGAGGAAGAGGCCGCGCGCTCGATGCGGATGTCGCTGCGCTGGGCGCGCCGCTCCCGCGACGCCTTCGATGGCCTCGGCAATCCCAATGCGCTGTTCGGCATCGTGCAGGGCGGCATGTACGAACGGCTGCGCGACGAATCCCTGGCCGGCCTGCAGGATATCGGCTTCCACGGCTATGCCATCGGCGGGCTGTCTGTGGGCGAGCCCAAGGAAGACATGATGCGCATCCTGGGACACGTCGCCCCCCGGCTGCCCGCGCAGGCCCCGCGGTACCTGATGGGCGTCGGCACCCCGGAAGACCTGGTCGCCGGCGTGGCGCAGGGGATCGACATGTTCGATTGCGTCATGCCCACGCGCAACGCGCGCAACGGCTGGCTGTTCACCCGCTATGGCGACATCAAGATCCGCAATGCGCGCTACCGCGACGACACGCGTCCGCTGGATGGGAGCTGCGCCTGCCACACCTGCCGCCTGTTCACGCGCGCCTACCTGCACCATCTGCAGCGGGCCAACGAGATCACCGGCGCGCGGCTGAATACGCTGCACAACCTGCATTTCTACCTGGCCCTGATGGCGGAAATGCGCGACGCCATCGCGGCCGGCCGCTTCGAGGCCTGGCGCGCCCGATTCGCCGCCGACCGGGCCCGTGGCGTCGATCAGGGCGGCGCCGGGCGCCACGGAGATAACCCCGGGACACCATGA
- the yajC gene encoding preprotein translocase subunit YajC produces the protein MSLTDTLGLTLAQAAPEGNALMGMLPIVLMFVILYFLMIRPQMKRQKEHRNLLAALSKGDEVVTAGGLLGKVTKVTDTYITVEIGEAAEKPIEVVVQKSAVSTVLPKGTIKAL, from the coding sequence ATGTCCCTTACCGACACCCTAGGCCTTACCCTGGCCCAGGCCGCCCCCGAGGGCAACGCGCTGATGGGCATGCTGCCCATCGTGCTGATGTTCGTCATCCTTTACTTCCTGATGATCCGGCCGCAGATGAAGCGCCAGAAGGAACACAGGAACCTGCTGGCTGCGCTCAGCAAGGGCGACGAAGTGGTTACCGCCGGCGGCCTGCTGGGCAAGGTCACCAAGGTCACGGACACCTATATCACCGTGGAAATCGGCGAAGCGGCCGAGAAGCCCATCGAAGTCGTGGTGCAGAAGAGCGCCGTGTCGACCGTCCTGCCCAAGGGAACCATCAAGGCGCTGTAA